In Maridesulfovibrio sp., a single genomic region encodes these proteins:
- a CDS encoding chemotaxis protein CheX, which produces MNVELAKPFIKAAVDVLSMMAMITPNPGKPYVKKTNTAMGDVTGLVGITGDMNGTISITFSKSCAVAIVKNMLGDDIQDIVQDVQDAVGEIVNMVSGQARAGLAEQGMVFSGSTPSVIMGDNHSITHIATSPIMAIPFSTDAGEFTIEFCFQK; this is translated from the coding sequence ATGAATGTGGAATTAGCCAAGCCTTTTATCAAGGCCGCTGTAGACGTATTATCAATGATGGCCATGATTACACCGAACCCCGGTAAACCGTATGTAAAAAAAACCAATACCGCCATGGGTGATGTTACAGGTCTTGTGGGCATCACCGGGGACATGAACGGTACGATCTCCATTACTTTCAGCAAAAGCTGTGCTGTTGCCATCGTCAAGAACATGCTCGGCGATGACATCCAGGATATAGTCCAGGATGTGCAGGATGCCGTAGGCGAAATTGTAAACATGGTTTCCGGTCAGGCCAGGGCCGGGCTGGCGGAACAGGGCATGGTTTTTTCCGGTTCAACTCCTTCTGTAATCATGGGAGACAACCACTCCATTACCCACATTGCCACCTCTCCGATAATGGCCATTCCGTTCAGTACGGACGCCGGGGAATTTACAATTGAATTCTGCTTTCAGAAATAA
- a CDS encoding HEAT repeat domain-containing protein, whose protein sequence is MSMLTGFREKSFLDKISILNEIAMGKDAAELEELLELFRTPLDDTSVDYMVVTALNGVLSADEASSVKLLESEDEKLKILCIRICGEFRFKSAVPALLKMADETSETDLLFEVLTSLSKIGGSEALALYRANLNNKDDLVVVMCIEMIGELKDEDSIDALKEFVIRNNADGHYEVCDLTTWKAVEALSAIGSEDALQFVVDNLHHRNPTVRRVVTDSLTSLGPVAVPFLKKIITPEAEKDDMILAANVLGFIGDKDGLDVLMDAVEKGYSDDSSVRYAIYEAMGRIGTMKGVISLIDGLEDGDELITVAVMTGLDSLVNAGVLKKLIEMINSGGSKGGKILRAIVTARAVNIFAGLYGEGKIGRFLMNAVAASKDHVVHDAFRDKLREIGGEEAEADIARLPVMDSGTGRRALAVDDSKSMLALYRSILTGAGYEPTVAENGQDAYTHVENGAVFDVIITDMNMPVMDGMELVSKLRQTDGFQSVPVIMVTTESEYSQQDLARKTGVNDFITKPFTADQLKGKIAEYVK, encoded by the coding sequence ATGTCTATGTTAACAGGTTTCAGAGAAAAATCTTTTTTGGACAAAATCAGCATCCTTAATGAAATTGCCATGGGCAAGGATGCAGCAGAGCTGGAAGAACTGCTTGAGCTGTTCAGGACTCCGCTGGATGATACATCGGTAGATTACATGGTGGTGACCGCTCTGAACGGAGTTCTGTCCGCAGATGAAGCCAGTTCAGTCAAGCTTCTGGAATCCGAGGACGAAAAGCTGAAAATTCTCTGCATCAGAATATGCGGTGAATTCAGGTTCAAAAGCGCCGTACCAGCCCTGCTGAAGATGGCGGATGAAACATCCGAAACAGACCTTCTTTTCGAAGTCCTCACCTCTCTCTCCAAAATAGGAGGAAGCGAAGCGCTGGCGCTTTACCGTGCCAACCTGAATAACAAGGATGACCTTGTTGTAGTAATGTGCATTGAAATGATCGGCGAACTGAAGGACGAGGATTCCATAGACGCCCTCAAAGAATTTGTCATCCGCAACAACGCGGACGGCCACTACGAAGTTTGTGATCTGACCACCTGGAAGGCGGTTGAAGCTCTGAGCGCAATAGGCTCTGAAGACGCGCTGCAATTCGTGGTGGACAACCTGCACCACCGCAACCCCACTGTGCGCAGGGTTGTAACGGACTCCCTGACTTCGTTGGGTCCCGTTGCCGTTCCTTTCCTCAAGAAAATAATCACTCCGGAGGCAGAAAAGGACGACATGATCCTTGCCGCCAACGTACTCGGATTCATCGGCGACAAGGACGGGCTGGACGTTCTGATGGACGCGGTGGAAAAAGGCTACTCCGATGATTCAAGCGTAAGGTACGCAATATACGAAGCAATGGGTCGCATCGGGACAATGAAAGGGGTGATAAGCCTTATCGACGGCCTTGAAGACGGTGATGAGCTTATTACCGTGGCGGTCATGACCGGTCTGGACTCGCTAGTAAATGCCGGGGTGCTTAAAAAGCTGATCGAAATGATCAACAGCGGCGGAAGCAAGGGCGGCAAAATACTGCGGGCCATTGTCACTGCCAGGGCAGTTAATATTTTTGCAGGTCTTTACGGAGAAGGCAAAATCGGCCGCTTTCTGATGAACGCGGTTGCGGCCTCCAAAGACCATGTGGTCCACGATGCTTTCCGGGACAAACTGCGCGAAATCGGAGGCGAAGAAGCCGAAGCAGATATCGCCAGATTGCCGGTAATGGATTCCGGAACCGGACGCAGAGCGCTTGCAGTGGATGATTCGAAATCCATGCTGGCCCTCTACCGCAGCATCCTGACCGGGGCGGGATATGAACCCACCGTTGCCGAAAACGGGCAGGACGCATACACTCATGTGGAAAACGGTGCTGTTTTCGATGTGATCATAACCGACATGAACATGCCGGTCATGGACGGTATGGAACTGGTTTCCAAACTGCGCCAGACGGACGGATTCCAGTCCGTCCCGGTGATCATGGTCACTACGGAGTCGGAATACTCCCAGCAGGATCTGGCAAGGAAAACCGGGGTGAACGATTTCATCACCAAACCCTTCACTGCGGATCAGCTCAAAGGGAAAATCGCCGAATACGTCAAGTAG